A stretch of the Bacillus sp. B-jedd genome encodes the following:
- a CDS encoding formate/nitrite transporter family protein: protein MSSSYNKPEEIMDITVENGVKKAGMPIRSAAILGFQAGAFIALGYLLSIRITAPLTGDIAGLGSILGASVFPIGLILTLIAGGELLTGNMMAVPLAGFAGKVSIRGILQNWAIITVTNFLGAIFVAYAFGHVAGLTAEGVFLEKTVSIAGHKLEATFLQAYVSGIGCNWLVAAAVWLSYGAKDIIGKVAGIWFPTMTFVAIGFQHVVANMFVIPAAIFEGHFTWGQYAANFVPVFLGNTTGGAVFVAMAYWFAYRKTTQKHKQDPRQSVIMLKSGKG from the coding sequence ATGTCTTCTTCCTACAATAAACCTGAAGAAATAATGGATATTACGGTTGAGAATGGTGTGAAAAAAGCAGGGATGCCTATCCGGTCAGCGGCAATTCTTGGTTTTCAGGCGGGGGCTTTCATTGCGCTCGGCTACCTGCTCTCCATCCGGATTACTGCTCCATTAACAGGGGATATCGCGGGGCTTGGTTCGATTCTCGGAGCCTCTGTATTCCCCATTGGGCTTATCCTGACGCTGATTGCCGGCGGAGAATTGTTAACAGGGAACATGATGGCTGTCCCGCTGGCAGGTTTTGCCGGAAAAGTTTCCATCCGAGGCATTTTGCAAAATTGGGCTATTATCACCGTTACGAATTTTCTCGGTGCCATTTTCGTCGCTTACGCCTTCGGGCATGTGGCCGGTTTAACAGCAGAAGGAGTTTTTCTTGAGAAAACGGTCAGCATTGCAGGGCATAAGCTTGAAGCGACATTCCTCCAGGCATATGTATCAGGAATCGGGTGCAACTGGCTTGTTGCCGCGGCTGTCTGGCTTTCATACGGGGCAAAGGATATTATCGGAAAGGTAGCAGGCATTTGGTTCCCGACGATGACATTCGTGGCCATCGGGTTTCAGCACGTTGTGGCCAATATGTTCGTCATACCGGCGGCCATATTCGAAGGGCATTTTACATGGGGCCAGTACGCTGCCAATTTTGTACCCGTCTTTCTGGGGAATACGACCGGAGGAGCGGTATTTGTAGCAATGGCCTACTGGTTTGCATATAGGAAAACAACGCAAAAGCACAAGCAGGATCCGCGCCAATCCGTCATTATGCTGAAAAGCGGCAAAGGCTAA
- a CDS encoding ABC transporter ATP-binding protein: MACIEMKNITFTYPDAPSPALSSINLTIEKGQFVVLFGSSGSGKSTLLRLLKEEIRPHGTLEGSITISETDSAEIGFVFQDPDNQIVADDPLHEMVFGLENRGLPTAEMRSRVAEIVSFFGAEPILHKKMHELSGGKKQQMNLASVLLMQPDILLLDEPASQLDPVSTRELLDMLKRLNEEFGMTIILAEHRLEEIITLADRVAMMEKGRIVYEGPPREVMKELWKTREKAFVPDIPAYFLQNGYKGMLPLSVKEGRSLSEFLPKTADAEIGEAFTNLDPPVLKAKNVSFRYEKGYGAVLNELNFSLAKGQLYALLGGNGSGKSTLLKLLCGVLKPETGKVTLEGKPIKKLKAAETARRIGYLPQNPKLFFLHDTVRGEIEAACQSWDTNIREAERLVEEFGITEQLDQHPYDLSGGELQKAAFVCLLVRKPDILLLDEPTKGLDPVSKKNLAAILRGLNNKGAAILVSTHDIEFAAAYADHCGMLFQGKITSEGSPGSFFKGNFFYTPIMQRLYRNLDRQANAARP, encoded by the coding sequence ATGGCGTGCATCGAAATGAAAAACATAACCTTTACCTATCCCGATGCTCCGTCTCCGGCGCTTTCCTCTATCAATCTTACTATTGAAAAGGGGCAGTTTGTGGTGCTTTTCGGCTCTTCCGGATCTGGTAAAAGCACTCTTTTGCGCCTGCTGAAGGAAGAAATCAGGCCACATGGCACGCTTGAGGGCTCCATCACGATTTCGGAAACCGATTCTGCTGAAATCGGGTTCGTCTTTCAGGATCCCGACAACCAGATAGTCGCGGACGACCCGCTCCACGAGATGGTATTCGGCCTGGAGAACCGCGGGCTGCCTACCGCTGAAATGAGAAGCCGGGTAGCGGAAATAGTCAGCTTCTTCGGTGCGGAACCTATTTTGCACAAAAAAATGCATGAGCTATCCGGAGGGAAAAAACAGCAAATGAACCTTGCCTCGGTTCTGTTGATGCAGCCGGACATTCTTTTGCTTGACGAGCCCGCTTCCCAGCTCGATCCGGTCAGCACGAGGGAACTCCTCGATATGCTCAAGCGGCTGAATGAGGAATTCGGAATGACAATCATCCTTGCCGAGCACCGGCTGGAAGAAATTATTACCCTTGCCGATCGAGTTGCGATGATGGAAAAAGGACGGATTGTGTACGAAGGACCGCCTCGGGAAGTCATGAAGGAACTGTGGAAAACAAGGGAGAAAGCCTTTGTCCCTGATATCCCGGCTTATTTTTTGCAAAATGGATACAAAGGTATGCTCCCTCTTTCAGTCAAAGAAGGCCGGAGCCTTTCGGAATTTTTGCCAAAAACGGCGGATGCGGAAATCGGCGAAGCTTTTACCAACCTTGACCCACCTGTCCTGAAGGCAAAAAACGTCAGTTTCCGCTATGAAAAGGGGTATGGGGCCGTCCTCAATGAACTCAATTTTTCACTGGCGAAAGGGCAGCTTTACGCATTGTTGGGCGGGAATGGTTCCGGAAAATCAACTCTGCTGAAGCTATTGTGCGGGGTCCTAAAGCCTGAAACAGGCAAAGTCACCCTTGAGGGCAAGCCTATAAAGAAACTGAAAGCGGCTGAAACCGCCAGAAGGATCGGCTACCTGCCGCAAAATCCGAAGCTGTTTTTCCTGCATGATACAGTCAGGGGAGAAATCGAAGCGGCCTGCCAGTCATGGGATACGAATATCCGGGAAGCGGAAAGACTTGTAGAGGAGTTCGGAATCACGGAACAATTGGACCAGCACCCTTATGATCTGAGCGGCGGTGAATTGCAGAAGGCCGCCTTTGTATGCCTGCTTGTAAGGAAGCCTGATATTCTTCTCTTGGACGAGCCCACAAAAGGGCTCGACCCTGTGTCAAAGAAAAATCTCGCGGCAATATTGCGAGGGTTAAACAATAAGGGTGCGGCCATCCTCGTTTCCACCCATGATATTGAATTCGCGGCTGCCTATGCCGATCACTGTGGCATGCTCTTTCAAGGGAAAATCACCTCGGAGGGGAGCCCTGGCAGCTTTTTTAAAGGAAACTTTTTTTACACACCGATCATGCAGCGTCTATACAGAAATCTGGACCGGCAGGCAAACGCAGCCCGTCCATAG
- a CDS encoding ECF transporter S component has product MARIKKLLVWLVLPAAVAGLLLFTALHEERFMWVSGGLAALAFLYLIVRFEKRKVEPRELVLLAVLASIAAVGRIPFASIPGVQPTTFVIMMAGLVFGAESGFLVGAVAALASNMILGQGPWTPWQMAAWGLVGLTAGIFGRTRIMNTLTGKIVFGFIWGFLFGWIMNLWGYLAFLQTGGELSLATLTAYFAASALFDFMHAASNVFFLLVFSGIWIKSLARFKRKYGLLE; this is encoded by the coding sequence ATGGCGCGAATAAAGAAGTTGCTCGTATGGCTTGTTTTGCCGGCCGCCGTAGCCGGCCTCCTTCTTTTCACGGCACTTCATGAGGAACGCTTTATGTGGGTTAGTGGCGGCCTTGCCGCACTGGCCTTTCTATATCTGATTGTCCGGTTCGAGAAGCGGAAAGTGGAACCGAGGGAACTCGTCCTGCTGGCTGTTCTGGCTTCGATTGCCGCGGTCGGAAGAATTCCGTTCGCAAGCATTCCCGGCGTCCAGCCGACGACCTTTGTGATCATGATGGCAGGGCTGGTCTTCGGCGCGGAAAGCGGCTTTCTCGTCGGGGCGGTTGCCGCTCTTGCCTCAAATATGATTCTTGGCCAGGGGCCGTGGACACCGTGGCAGATGGCTGCTTGGGGGCTAGTCGGGCTAACTGCCGGTATATTCGGCAGAACCCGTATCATGAATACTTTGACTGGCAAAATTGTCTTTGGGTTCATATGGGGCTTCCTATTTGGGTGGATTATGAATCTATGGGGCTATCTCGCGTTCCTGCAGACTGGCGGGGAGCTCAGTCTCGCGACACTCACTGCTTATTTCGCCGCAAGCGCGCTGTTCGATTTCATGCACGCCGCCTCGAACGTCTTCTTCCTGCTTGTATTCAGCGGGATTTGGATCAAAAGCCTGGCAAGATTCAAACGGAAATATGGATTGCTGGAATAG